The sequence ATTGGAACATGGAGAAGCTTCTCAATCCGCACGAACAGCAGTACATGAAAATGGCTATGCTTAAACATGAAGAAACGTTCAAGCAACAGGTAATTACTGATTATTAGTAGATTCTGATCTTTTCCATCTTACATCATAAACACATGAAAACGAAAATGAATATATGGTTTTTAATATGCATTCAGGTATATGAGCTTCATAGGTTATATCAAGTCCAaaagattttgatgaagaacatGCAAATCAACGAGGGGAATAATATAAGTTCAGAACTAGGGACGTTCATCAGAAGAGTTGACCATGATATTGACCAACCGGTGAATTTTCCCGGCGGAGGAGAATCCGGTGGTAATAATATAGAGATTATGGACGAGAGTGAGATAGAGCTAACGCTTGGACCGTCATGTTACGGTGGCGATTTGATGAGactgaacaagaagaagaaaaagaattcTTGGCCGGAGATAATGGACGAAAATTTTAATTCCGGCCACCGGAGCTTCTCGTCGTCTTCGACAGGGTCAAGCAATAATAACCTCAACAATcttgaagaacaagagagattAATGAAACATCAGAAGCAGAAGCAGCCATGGCTTCAAGCATTGACCTTGAAtgttatttgataataataaataatattcgtAGTAGCTATATTCTGAAATAGATTTATCTTCCTCTCTTcgatttagtatatttttaccAGGTGATCTTTTTAATGCTTATCAGTAATTTTCTTCTATAGTTTCTTTCTAGGTTTCTTGTaaataaaatcaatataaataCTACAATGCTAAAATTCGAGAATACTGATCACTATATACTacaatgattttaaaatcaatataaaCGTTTTACTTTGTTTACAAAAAttgattattaattatttttgagtTCGAcgtatataattttcatttccAGAATTTACCATATTCAGATTTTTAAGTATACCTACACAAGGTTCGGTCCTTACATTCTATATACAtatgaaagaaaatgaaaaagaaattgGAGCATTATTATTACTAGTTAATGAAAGAATAATGGATGAGAAGCTATAAAAGGggcttttaccaaaaaaaaagaggggcCAATGATGTAGTTAAGGGACAAGAACATGCACTATCTGCTGGCATGTTACCTTCAGACTTCAAACATCACCTACTTCCCCTCATTTtagttatgatttttatatattttctgcTTTCCAAATTAAAGagaattaaaaatctaatagtAAAATTCTGATACATGACCCCAAGATCTTGTTTGAGATCACTATCAGCTTTAGAATTCCAAGTTCTCTGTATCTATGATCTAATCCTCAGAAGCTCCacagtatatataaatatgactGTAAATGGTGTATTCTTAAAATTTGATGAAAAAGTTTACATTAAAAACAATTACCAGCTTTATGTAGGAATAAACACCATAAAcacacaaagaaaacaaatgttTATAAGTAGAGAAAACCCTTTGAATCAGAACTCAGAAGTCCcaacaaaaattaaacataaactcatgtatttatatactatgtttttttcaagaaatAGAGTGTCTCCGATCTTTAGGTGGTTTGGTTCTTCCTCTAGGTGGGATGCCAAAAGGGTTTAGCTTTCCGAGTTTCTTTGAAACAGAGTTTATGAATGACTTTCTTGGCAATGGAGGCTTATCCATTGAAGCAGTTGATCTTGGAGAACTGTGATTGCTGCtcatggttgttgttgttgatgatttcttctcattattttctttctcaaaCTCTTTAAGCTTCATCTTCATTTTGAGAAGTTCCAGTTTCAAGTCCTGGTTCTCGCGTTTCACCTTGGAGAGTTCGTCGTTGTAGGAGCTGAGCTTAGGAGGTGGAAGAACAGTTGCTGTAggttgtggtggtggtggtgctggAGAATCTGAATCGTTAGTGACTTCTCCTCGTAGGCGTTGTTGTTCATAGTAAAGGACTTGAACAATGGTTTGAACCGGAAGACGATCGTTCTGAGCTGCATGAGCGCATGCTTCACGTGATAGTTTCTGGCAATCCATTAAGCTGCATACTTTCTTCCTCTCTACGTCACTCATATTCGGATGCGCCTGCAAGAAGAACATATAATTCATGCAATAGCCTTGATTAAGATAGTGCAAATGAAATGTATATGTTTATTATCTTAAATTCTTAATACTCTCTATGTTTCACGAATAATGTCActttgtaattattatttttgttttaaaaatagagtcaagtttaaatttataatataattttatatatttgatcacttattgttttttttaataggtaataaaatatttttaattagttatatataaataggagtatattagtatattttgcaatttttttaatcCGCATGAGATGCATTAAAACGACATTCCTGGCATAGTTACCTTCAAGTAGATGTCGACGGCTCGATACATACCATCTTCAGTAACTCTGGACTGTTCAGGAATAAGTTCAGCTAAACCAGTGAACTTCTGCAAGCTCACATTCCTATCAGAAGCTATCTCAGCCAAATAAGTCTCCATCAGTTTACCAACACGTTCCATGTCACCGGCAAGATCAACACCATTGTTGCTTAACCTGACTCCTTcaacctcaaactcaagataGTTCATGAGAATGCGCTGAACAGTGTCCGTATCAAACAAGGAGTGTTCTCCAGTGAAAGAATAAGAAGGAATCAAGAGATCATCAAGAACTGCTTGTGGCAATTGTAACCCCATTCTCTTCTCTAAGTCAAGCCTACAAGCAACCGTTGTTTCTAGGTATATAGCTGCACGTAGAAGCATGGAGAGAAAACTAACTGACATTGCGTTTCTCTCTCGAGGAAGAAGGCTTACTATTGTTTCGAGAATCACTCTCTTCTCGTGTTCTTGTTTTGGTTCAATCTTCTTGGTTCCTTTACCGAAAATCTCCTGCAAAGAACTAAACTGATTAACAAGGCCGGATCTAAGATTCTCGGTGTATAAGCatttctttaagaattttaatttaaaaaa is a genomic window of Brassica napus cultivar Da-Ae chromosome A2, Da-Ae, whole genome shotgun sequence containing:
- the LOC106405884 gene encoding BTB/POZ domain-containing protein SR1IP1-like, which codes for MSAKKKDLLSSAMKRTSEWISSQEVSSDVTVHVGEASFSLHKFPLLSKCGLFKKLVSESTNDSDATVIKIPDIPGGSEAFELTTKFCYGINFDMSTENIAMLRCASEYLEMTEEHSVENLISRSEAYLNEVALKSLSSAITVLHKSEELLPIAERVKLVSRCIDAIAYMTCQESQFCSPTSNNSNSEVVSKQPVVDWWAEDLTVLRIDSFQRVLIAMMARGFKQYGLGPVLMLYAQKSLRGLEIFGKGTKKIEPKQEHEKRVILETIVSLLPRERNAMSVSFLSMLLRAAIYLETTVACRLDLEKRMGLQLPQAVLDDLLIPSYSFTGEHSLFDTDTVQRILMNYLEFEVEGVRLSNNGVDLAGDMERVGKLMETYLAEIASDRNVSLQKFTGLAELIPEQSRVTEDGMYRAVDIYLKAHPNMSDVERKKVCSLMDCQKLSREACAHAAQNDRLPVQTIVQVLYYEQQRLRGEVTNDSDSPAPPPPQPTATVLPPPKLSSYNDELSKVKRENQDLKLELLKMKMKLKEFEKENNEKKSSTTTTMSSNHSSPRSTASMDKPPLPRKSFINSVSKKLGKLNPFGIPPRGRTKPPKDRRHSIS
- the LOC106426328 gene encoding uncharacterized protein LOC106426328, with protein sequence MEKLLNPHEQQYMKMAMLKHEETFKQQVYELHRLYQVQKILMKNMQINEGNNISSELGTFIRRVDHDIDQPVNFPGGGESGGNNIEIMDESEIELTLGPSCYGGDLMRLNKKKKKNSWPEIMDENFNSGHRSFSSSSTGSSNNNLNNLEEQERLMKHQKQKQPWLQALTLNVI